GCGCTTTTGAAGCATACACCGCTTCCATGATTCGTTGATAATCCGCCGTAAATTCATCAGAGCCGGTAACAGAAGTGTAACCCCAGCCCGCATCTTCGCCAACTTTAAATCCAATTCCGCCAAACTCAGTCAGGATGATCGGCTCTCCTTGATGCTCAAAGCCATTGGCATAAATTTTCCGTTTAGCCGGCTGAGACTGCAGAAGCTGCTCCTTCGTGGAAATGGACTGTTTATAGTGTTCATATTTTGCCTTTTCATTATCATTCCCATGATTATAATTGTGGATCGCACAAATATCAGATCGAGTAAGTTCCCAGCCATCATTGGAAATCACAAGGCGCGTAGTATCAAGAGATTTAACAAGGTGGTACATAGCCAGCGAATGGTTTTGCTGCTGTTTGTCACCGCGCACATTCGGGATGCCCCAGCTTTCATTGAGCGGCACCCATGCAACAATGGAAGGATGATTGTAATCACGCTCAATAATCTCTATCCATTCTCTTGTCAGTCGGGCAGCAGCTTGATTGCTATAAGAAGGAGATGCTGCGCATTCACCCCAGACAAGGAATCCGAGCTGGTCAGCCCAATATAGGAATCTAGGATCCTCCACTTTTTGATGCTTCCGGCAGCCATTAAAGCCCATTTCCTTGGCTAGCTCGATATCAAGCTTTAACGCTTCATCACTTGGTGCAGTCAGCAAGCCCTCAGGCCAGTAACCTTGGTCAAGCACAAGCTTTTGATAGTATGGCTTATTGTTGAGGTAAACCATTCCGTCTTCTGTATGGACCTTCCTCATTCCGAAGTACGCTTCAATTTCATCCAGAACGGAGCTGTTTTCTTTTATCGTCAATTTAACGTCAAACAAATTCGGGTTCTCCGGCGTCCAGCACCAGCCATTGTGGTGAAACGGAGTACGGAAAATTTTATCTTGAAATAGATTAATGGAACGCTGAGCATTTTTTGCAAATAAATGGATTACATCCTTGGCAACAGTCTCTCCTTTAAAGAAAATTTCCACTTCTGCCTGTTTGCCGGCAAACTCCCCTTCCACTTCTAATTCAAGGTGTACAGCGCCTTGATCCACATCAGGCGTAAATTTTACCTTTGAAAAATGGACTGGGTCGACCGCCTCCATCCAAACCGTCTGCCAAATTCCAGTAGTCCGTGTATACCAGATTGAATCAGACTTTTCAATCCAGTATTGCTTTCCTCTTGGAATCGTCTCATCAGTTGAAGAATCTTCTACTCTTACGACAATAGCCTCAGTCCCGCCATTTAAATAATGGGTGACATCGAAGGAGAAGGAGACATTTCCACCTTCATGGAAACCTACTAGCTGTTCATTCACATAAACCCACGCCCGGTAATCCACCGCTCCAAAGTGAAGGATAACCTGTTGTCCTTTCCAGTCACACGGAACCGTAAACTCGCGGCGGTACCAGACATGATCATGAAAGCTGTGGTCTTCAATACCGCTCAATTTAGTCTGGTAGGCAAATGGAACGTTGATTTCTTTCGTAAAAGCAGCCGCATTCGTCTGCCAGGCTTCTTTTACCCCTTCATTTCGATCATCAAAGGCAAACTGCCAGGTTCCGTTCAAATTTAACCAATTCTTTCTTTTCAACTGTGGTCTAGGATATTCTTGACGCATCATAACATTAGTCTCCTTTAACTGCTTTATTCATGTTGAAGCAACAAACCTTTATTTAATTCCTGAGTTCGTTACACTTTTTACAAAATATTTGTTTGCCACTAGGAAAACAACGATTGCCGGGATGGTTGCTACAACGGTCGCAGCCATCATTCCAGCGGGATTGACGAAATTCGATCCTTGGATCAGCGTTGCAATTCCGAGAGTCATCGTTTTCATTTCATTGGAGTTAATCACGAGTGACGGCCAAAGGTAATCGTTATAGATCCCCATAAACGTGATAACGCCCAGTGTTACCGCTACCGGCTTGATGGCTGGAAATATGACATGGCGCAGGATTTGCATTTGAGAAGCACCGTCAAGGTAGGCTGCTTCTTCCAGATCCTTTGGAAAACTGATAAGGAAGTTGTAGATCAGGAACACACCCATTGTGCTTGCTGTATATGGCAGAACCAGTGGAATAAAGGTGTCTAGTAAATTAAAACTTTTAAACATATAGAACGCCGGGAAAAGTGTTACTATGCCTGGAACTGTTAAGGCGAATATGATCGTCCCGATGATGATTTTTTTACCTGGCACTTGTAATCTGGCCAAAGAGTATGCCGCGAGAATATCAATGGCAACAACAAGAACTGTTCCGATAATCGTGATAACAGCTGTGTTAAAAACCCAGAGAAGGATTGGGGCATCACTAGTCGGCGAGAAAATATTGATATAGTTTTGCAGTGTCCAAACCTTTGGCAGGATGGCGGAACTGGACATGGATTCACTTAATGTTTTAAAGGAAGTGAAAATCATCCAGACTAGTGGTAAAAGAAACAATATGGCGATTAGGACTGCCAGTGTCACTACGATGATGTTTTTTTGCTTTCGTCTCATGTTAATTCACTTCCTTTTTGCGGTAAGACATAAAGTACTGAGCGGCAGTTACAAGAAGCATGATAATGCCCATTAAAATGGCCATCGAAGAACCAACACCTAGCTGGTTCATACTGAAAACGGTATTTTGGATGCTCATGGTCAATGTGGTAGTCGACTGCTCCGGACCCCCTGCCGTGATGAGCCTTGACTGCCCATACAAGTTGAATGACGCGATTACAGTCATAATAATGATAAAGAATGCGACATGTTTGATCTGAGGCAATGTGATATAAATAAATTTCTTGAACCCATTTGCTCCGTCTAGGTCAGCCGCTTCATAAAGACTTGGATCAACCTCATCAAGGGCATTGATGAACAGCATCATATTGAATCCAATCGTCCACCAGACGGTCGCTATAAGAACAGACACCCAAGCATAGGGCTGCTCACTAAGCCAGTTAATCGGTTTGCCCAATATACCCATACTGACCAAAAGATTATTGATAAAACCGCCATTCTCATTGAAGAGCCACAAGAAGATAGCAGATACAGCAGTAACTGAAATCGAATAAGAAACGAAGTAAATCGTCCGGAATACCGGCTTAAGCTTCGCTGGCAGATGATCGAGAATGAGCGCAAGTCCTAGAGCGATGATCACAAGCGGAGGAACGCTTATGACGACGAATACTAGCGTATTTTTCAAGGCCAGCATAAACGCTTCATTATAGAGAGAGCCAGGGGTTAAAATATCAACGTAGTTTTGCAGACCGATAAAACCATTATTGCCCGATGAAAGATTCCAATTGTGCAGACTGACCCAAACCCCTAATAGCATTGGTGCAAGCCAGAATAAAATAAAGCAAAGTATGAATGGGGAAACCATCAGGAATGCCCATGTTTTTGTCGAAGTTCCTTTGTGCATTTTATACACCCTCCAATAAGTAGGAGAACTAATGCTCACCTTTTGCTGATTTCGTGTTTTTTAGCGTGAATGGCGCAGGAATTCCCGCGCCACTCAGCTTTTTTTCATAATTATTTCGGTTGAGTTTCAGCAACTTGCTGGGCTTTCTTTGTTGCAGACTCAAGTTCTTTCATTAATTGTTCTTTTGTCAGGTTTCCAGTTGTTACAAGCTTGCTGAAGACTTTTTCGTTCATATCACGGATTTGTTCGCCATACTGATACACTTGAGGCGGCGCAACAAAAGAATCAAACTGTAAAGAGTTTTGGTACGCGATCTGATACTTGTCTTTCTCGGCGGTCACTTTTTCGATTGTCTTTAAGTGAACAGGAGCTTGTCCTCCATCTGCCCAGTTGATCAGATTTTCTGGAGTGAACATATATTTGACGAACTCAGCAATACCTTCTTTAACCTGCTCGTCTTTAACACTAGCGGAAACAGCAAGCATGTGAGCGTTACCGTAAGCAGCAGGCTGCTTGCCGATTTGAGGAATTGGCGCAATTCCTAGGTTATCACCGTATTTTTCTTTGGCTGCCCCATAGAACCAAGGACCTGTTAGAGCAACAGCTGATTGAACTGCTTTGCCTGATTCTGCTTCTTTCATGAAGGTTTTAAATTCTCCATCAAGACCTAAGCCAGCTGGAGAAACTTTATCTTTCCAGACCATGTCATGGAACGTCATCAGCGCATCCGCAAATTCAGGCTGCGCAAAGTTCAAGGCATTGCCATCCTTCAGATCTACACCGTTTTGTGCAGCGATCATCAGCATGTAAAACTCCACAAGACCTGTTGACGGTACACCTAGTGCGTATAGATCTTTATTTTTTGCTTGAAGCTCTTGATTCAGCTTCAAGATATCTTCATATGTTTTTGGAGCTTCATTTACAAACTCTTTATTATAGAACATGGTTAAAGGATGAATATCAATCGGGAATCCGTAAAGCTTTCCATCCAATTTTGCAAGATCCATTCCAGCATTGTGGAAATCAGATTCTTTCAAACCTGCTTTTTCATACAGAGAGCCAACATCCTGAATCATGCCATCAAGACGGTATGTTTCTAGGTTGTTCCCATGAATGACAGCAAGGTCATAGTCACCGGATTTGTATTTTGTATAGTGTTCTTTTTCTTGGCTTTCTACGATTTCATACTTGTCTTGGGAAGCATTAAATCCATCTGTAATCTTTTTCATGTATGCCCCATCACCACCGGTGAAACCGTTGATAAATGAGATTTGAATCTTGCCATCTTTTGACTTGTTTGAAGCACTATCGCCGCCTGAGCAAGCGCTTAAAACCAGGACACTAGCAATCAATAAAACTAGCCATTTAAAAGACTTCATTCTGTTTTCCCCCTAGGAAATAGATTAACTTCGGTTGAAAGGTCCTTTTTCTTTGTAACCCTTTATTAAAACGCTTTCAACTTTATGTGGTTATTATTACATGTTTTATTATTACAAATCAAGTATTTTTATTATAATATTTTTATCATAAAAAAACTGACCGGAATAACATCCAGTCAGCTTTCTCCTTTAGCGGGATTAATCCGCTAAAGCATATTGGATTTTCATGATCAATCCTTGTTCATAATTTCCGAACTTCGAGCCGAACAAATTAATCCCGCCTTGATTATTCGCATCTTTTTTTACCCCGAGCTGCAATGAAATGTACGGCTTTTCCTGCAGTTTCAAATCATCAATCGTCACCGAAGAAATTTTCACTCCATCGATATAACTGCCTTCATGATTGATTTTCCAATATTTTAACACACCATACTGAGTATTATGTGTTTCCCACCAGCCTGGTGTTAAAAATCCCCTCTCGCCACCAAAGTCTCCAGGGCTTGTCCAGTAGCCAATTTCTTTCCCGTTAATCCAGCAGGTGATATCAGAAGGCCAGTCTAAATTATGATATGGAGCCTCCGAACATAATTCAACGGAGAAATTCATCTCCTCGACCCTCGCTCCGTATGGTATCCTGTTTGGGAAGTGATATTCAATGTTACCGGAACGAAACCAGATAAGCTGGGCATTTTTCCGCTCCGGTTCGTAAAAGGACCGTGGATCATCAAGGATATGGATGATACCCTTTTCACTAAGGAGGCCGCAAGTTGGTTCAATATCACATTGAACGTATTCGCCAATTTCTAATTCGAAGGTTAACACATCTTCCTTCGCGGGGTCCTTCTCCTCAAGATCTATAATGATACGGTCATAGCGCTTTGAACTTACCTTTTGGCTCCCGCGGCCTGGGACGATCTCAGTCGTAATCAAACCTGCTTCCTCCAGCTTCCTTACATTCACCGCTGCCGAAGAAAATGGGATGTTTAACAGCTCCGAAAGCTCATTCACATTTTTGGGACCGCCAGTTAACGACCGAATCATTTCCATCCGGTGTTCATTTGCGAGCGCTTTACAAATTTCAATCGCTTCTTGTAATGTTAATTGTAATGTTCTCACATTGTTCTCCCTTTTGTTACACCTTTTATTATAATAAAAATACAGGAAAATGAATTCAACTGCAAATTTTCTTATAATAAAACGATAGTGTTTCCTTCATTTTACAATAATTTGTTTTAAAACTAAACTTATTAATACGATTATAAGACATATCGTCTTCTCAGAATATATTAGCTAGTGTCGTAGTTTACATTGTATCCATATAAAGGTCTAGAAGTGTAAAGAACTTGTTTACCGTAGTTTTCTTGGATTTTTAATCTCGACATCATGATAATCAATTTGTAAGATACTGTAAATGGAAATTTGTTCAACCCATAATGGCATTTGGAGAAATTCGAGGGATTTAAATCAAATGCTTTCATTCAAAAGATAGAGTACTTAAACGATATTTTTCTAATACAGTATTACTGATTAATAAAAAAACGTTCCTTCCAAGATGCAAGAAACGTTCATTCTACTTATCTATTTAATTGTTTTACTTAATCAGCTTGGTTTCCTAGAGCAAAGGGGACGGTTTTAATGGTTATTTTTGACCTGTATTAATCACAGTTGAACCATCAGAACCGTCCCTCTTGCGCCTTAAAATTCAGGAATGTCGATTTTCACTTCAGAACCTTGTTCCGCGGAACGTAAAATCCCATCAATGATTGCTTGATTGATTACAATTTGTTCACCAGGAATTGGTGCTGGATTACCATTTTGAATCGCCAAAACAAAGTCGCGTACCTTTTCATAAAAGATATTTAACTGATGTCTTTGTATAGGAATGGCAGATTCTACATGGTGCCCTTTAATATCATGGAATAGGCTAATCGAGCCGATTCCCCCGTCCCATACACCGCTCCATGGTCCGTTACCTGCTGGCGTTAATTTCAAACCGGCATCCGTGCCAAGGAAGAGCGTTGGCCCCAGCGAGTCCATATGCATGGCCCATGATATTTTAAAGTTTAAAACAATACCGCCTTCTAAACGGATCATCGCCACTCCAAAATCCTCTACTTCAAACCTATCCGCTTCGTTATGATATAGAGGATTTGTACCGAAATGATTAGACGTATAGGCAGATACGGTTAAGGGCTTCGGATAGCCCAGCGTATTTAAAGCCAGGTCTAAGGAATAACAACCGATATCGGCCATTGCACCGGCACCTGCTAATTCTTTATTGATAAAGGTTCCTCCCGGCATTCCCCGCCGGCGTCCCCCGCCTGTTTGAACATAATAGACATTCCCTAGTTCACCTGATTGAACGATTTCTTTTACGGCTTTCATATTAGGATCATATCTTGGTTGAAATCCGACCGTCAGGATTCTATCTGCCATTTTGGAGGCTTCTACCATTTCTATCGCCTGTCCTAAGGTTACGGCCATCGGTTTTTCCACTAGCACATGTTTGCCTGCATTAAGGGAATCAATGCTTGTGCTATGATGGGCCACATTCGGGGTACATATACTGACACCGTCAAGATCCATATGTAACAGCTCGAAATGGTCATCAAAAGCCTTTGCTTCTGTTAATTCAAGCTGTTCAATAAATTTCTTAGCCTTGCCTGGAATCACATCGGCAACAGCTACAATCCTTACGTCCGGCATTTGCTTGTAGGCTCTTGCATGTGCAGCAGCAATTCCGCCGCTGCCGATAATTCCGATCTTGACCGTATTTGACATCTTCTTTCCTCCGTTATTTTTCTGAAGTAACAGCTTGATAGCCTGCCGCTCTATAAATCTGTTCGGTCAGTGCGACGACTTCTTTAGCGAATTCCCCAGGAACCTTGACTTCGGTACTGCCTAAGATGGCATCGATAAAGCTTTTGTCAGAATTGTTTGTTTGCGGGGGAAGCTCAGGGATAATCGCTTCATTTCCTAATCGGCGAAGAACAATCTTGCCATTGTCATAAAAAATTGCTCCATTCTCTCCACAGAAAACATAGGTTTCATGCCAGCATGGAGCATTTCCTACAATATTTAAACCTGCCACTACATTGTTTTCAAAGCGGATCGTTGTGAAAGAATCCAGCTCTACATGCGTTAAATGCTTCTCTAATTTACATTCGACTTCAAGCGGCTTTAAACCCGTCGTCCACAAAAGTACATCGACTATGTGACTTCCAGAATCCATCAGCATTCCGCCGCCGGATAACGATGGATTCTGCCGCCAGGTACCTGTGGTCAAGTGTTTCCAATCCTGGTATAAAGAAGCGGTGACTGATGTAAGCTTTCCAATGGTTCCGTTCGAGAGTGCTTCCCGAATGTAAAGAAAGCTCGGTTCAAAATGTCTTTGATAAGAAACTTGGAGAACCCTCTTTGCCTTTTTTGCCAATTCAATCAGCTGCTCTGCTTCATCTAAAGAA
This genomic stretch from Neobacillus niacini harbors:
- a CDS encoding ArsR/SmtB family transcription factor — encoded protein: MRTLQLTLQEAIEICKALANEHRMEMIRSLTGGPKNVNELSELLNIPFSSAAVNVRKLEEAGLITTEIVPGRGSQKVSSKRYDRIIIDLEEKDPAKEDVLTFELEIGEYVQCDIEPTCGLLSEKGIIHILDDPRSFYEPERKNAQLIWFRSGNIEYHFPNRIPYGARVEEMNFSVELCSEAPYHNLDWPSDITCWINGKEIGYWTSPGDFGGERGFLTPGWWETHNTQYGVLKYWKINHEGSYIDGVKISSVTIDDLKLQEKPYISLQLGVKKDANNQGGINLFGSKFGNYEQGLIMKIQYALAD
- a CDS encoding carbohydrate ABC transporter permease, encoding MHKGTSTKTWAFLMVSPFILCFILFWLAPMLLGVWVSLHNWNLSSGNNGFIGLQNYVDILTPGSLYNEAFMLALKNTLVFVVISVPPLVIIALGLALILDHLPAKLKPVFRTIYFVSYSISVTAVSAIFLWLFNENGGFINNLLVSMGILGKPINWLSEQPYAWVSVLIATVWWTIGFNMMLFINALDEVDPSLYEAADLDGANGFKKFIYITLPQIKHVAFFIIIMTVIASFNLYGQSRLITAGGPEQSTTTLTMSIQNTVFSMNQLGVGSSMAILMGIIMLLVTAAQYFMSYRKKEVN
- a CDS encoding glycoside hydrolase family 2 protein produces the protein MMRQEYPRPQLKRKNWLNLNGTWQFAFDDRNEGVKEAWQTNAAAFTKEINVPFAYQTKLSGIEDHSFHDHVWYRREFTVPCDWKGQQVILHFGAVDYRAWVYVNEQLVGFHEGGNVSFSFDVTHYLNGGTEAIVVRVEDSSTDETIPRGKQYWIEKSDSIWYTRTTGIWQTVWMEAVDPVHFSKVKFTPDVDQGAVHLELEVEGEFAGKQAEVEIFFKGETVAKDVIHLFAKNAQRSINLFQDKIFRTPFHHNGWCWTPENPNLFDVKLTIKENSSVLDEIEAYFGMRKVHTEDGMVYLNNKPYYQKLVLDQGYWPEGLLTAPSDEALKLDIELAKEMGFNGCRKHQKVEDPRFLYWADQLGFLVWGECAASPSYSNQAAARLTREWIEIIERDYNHPSIVAWVPLNESWGIPNVRGDKQQQNHSLAMYHLVKSLDTTRLVISNDGWELTRSDICAIHNYNHGNDNEKAKYEHYKQSISTKEQLLQSQPAKRKIYANGFEHQGEPIILTEFGGIGFKVGEDAGWGYTSVTGSDEFTADYQRIMEAVYASKALHGYCYTQLTDVEQEINGLLTYDRKPKCELKEIRKINDMWHAEIVEG
- a CDS encoding carbohydrate ABC transporter permease, producing MRRKQKNIIVVTLAVLIAILFLLPLVWMIFTSFKTLSESMSSSAILPKVWTLQNYINIFSPTSDAPILLWVFNTAVITIIGTVLVVAIDILAAYSLARLQVPGKKIIIGTIIFALTVPGIVTLFPAFYMFKSFNLLDTFIPLVLPYTASTMGVFLIYNFLISFPKDLEEAAYLDGASQMQILRHVIFPAIKPVAVTLGVITFMGIYNDYLWPSLVINSNEMKTMTLGIATLIQGSNFVNPAGMMAATVVATIPAIVVFLVANKYFVKSVTNSGIK
- a CDS encoding Gfo/Idh/MocA family protein, which codes for MSNTVKIGIIGSGGIAAAHARAYKQMPDVRIVAVADVIPGKAKKFIEQLELTEAKAFDDHFELLHMDLDGVSICTPNVAHHSTSIDSLNAGKHVLVEKPMAVTLGQAIEMVEASKMADRILTVGFQPRYDPNMKAVKEIVQSGELGNVYYVQTGGGRRRGMPGGTFINKELAGAGAMADIGCYSLDLALNTLGYPKPLTVSAYTSNHFGTNPLYHNEADRFEVEDFGVAMIRLEGGIVLNFKISWAMHMDSLGPTLFLGTDAGLKLTPAGNGPWSGVWDGGIGSISLFHDIKGHHVESAIPIQRHQLNIFYEKVRDFVLAIQNGNPAPIPGEQIVINQAIIDGILRSAEQGSEVKIDIPEF
- a CDS encoding Gfo/Idh/MocA family protein; this translates as MESVRVGIIGTGGISNVHVKQLMEINTAQIVAVADPSLENRKQLIGKFNLEQIVEFNDHQDMLETIPMDAVLICSPHTLHYQQVVDSIHHGCHVLIEKPMACSLDEAEQLIELAKKAKRVLQVSYQRHFEPSFLYIREALSNGTIGKLTSVTASLYQDWKHLTTGTWRQNPSLSGGGMLMDSGSHIVDVLLWTTGLKPLEVECKLEKHLTHVELDSFTTIRFENNVVAGLNIVGNAPCWHETYVFCGENGAIFYDNGKIVLRRLGNEAIIPELPPQTNNSDKSFIDAILGSTEVKVPGEFAKEVVALTEQIYRAAGYQAVTSEK
- a CDS encoding extracellular solute-binding protein, whose amino-acid sequence is MKSFKWLVLLIASVLVLSACSGGDSASNKSKDGKIQISFINGFTGGDGAYMKKITDGFNASQDKYEIVESQEKEHYTKYKSGDYDLAVIHGNNLETYRLDGMIQDVGSLYEKAGLKESDFHNAGMDLAKLDGKLYGFPIDIHPLTMFYNKEFVNEAPKTYEDILKLNQELQAKNKDLYALGVPSTGLVEFYMLMIAAQNGVDLKDGNALNFAQPEFADALMTFHDMVWKDKVSPAGLGLDGEFKTFMKEAESGKAVQSAVALTGPWFYGAAKEKYGDNLGIAPIPQIGKQPAAYGNAHMLAVSASVKDEQVKEGIAEFVKYMFTPENLINWADGGQAPVHLKTIEKVTAEKDKYQIAYQNSLQFDSFVAPPQVYQYGEQIRDMNEKVFSKLVTTGNLTKEQLMKELESATKKAQQVAETQPK